Proteins encoded by one window of Cannabis sativa cultivar Pink pepper isolate KNU-18-1 chromosome 4, ASM2916894v1, whole genome shotgun sequence:
- the LOC133036869 gene encoding uncharacterized protein LOC133036869: MTGLLTVTAEVQGSKLEVEGKHVAIRHLQFSLIQWVLMGDLNATLEETEKEGGRNFDRREGEFLANFLFEIGGVDLGCGSGMTTWQNSRYASKKFKKRLDRVVTSALWCTEFPKACVEKFPIIGSDYAPILLRAWGEGPKLWYPFHFLELLTSRPDCEKLKELHRRLADVQNKPITDALVEIEAEIQLEIMEMEGRMDRIWKKKSCENWLQFGDDNTKFFHASTFIRRRQNFIGSIIDNSGRWLRQRDEIGDHF, translated from the exons AtgacgggactactgactgtcacagcaGAGGTTCAGGGGTCAAAACTAGAAGTGGAAGGAAAACATGTGGCAATAAGGCATCTTCAGTTCAGCCTAATTCAG TGGGTTCTTATGGGGGATCTTAATGCTACCCTAGAGGAAACAGAGAAGGAAGGTGGAAGAAACTTTGATCGTAGGGAGGGCGAGTTCCTGGCAAATTTTCTGTTTGAAATAGGTGGAGTGGACCTAGGGTGTGGAAGCGGAATGACTACTTGGCAAAACTCAAGATATGCTAGTAAAAAGTTCAAGAAGAGGCTTGATAGGGTGGTTACGAGTGCGTTGTGGTGCACTGAATTCCCAAAGGCTTGTGTGGAAAAATTCCCAATCATTGGGTCAGATTATGCCCCTATCCTCCTTCGTGCGTGGGGTGAGGGGCCTAAGCTTTGGTATCCCTTCCATTTTTTGGAACTTTTGACTTCTAGACCTGATTGTGAGAAG TTAAAAGAATTACATCGAAGGCTAGCTGATgtacagaacaaaccaataacagATGCTTTGGTTGAAATTGAAGCAGAGATTCAGTTGGAGATCATGGAGATGGAGGGGAGGATGGATAGAATATGGAAGAAAAAATCTTGTGAGAATTGGCTTCAGTTCGGAGATGACAATACAAAGTTTTTTCACGCTTCTACATTCATTCGTAGAAGGCAAAATTTTATTGGAAGCATCATCGATAATTCAGGAAGGTGGTTGAGACAAAGGGATGAAATTGGAGATCATTTTTAG